ATCGTGTTAAAGCTTTTCTCCATTTTCATAGATTTGAGATTTCATTTTCATGTTCTAATTTCTTTGGATAGATCACTACTGAGGTAGGGGTTTATTGATTTGTTTTCCGAAATTCCTTTcatggaaaaattttgatttccttatggaaaaattttcagatctgtgAATAGAGTTTgcgattggattttttttttctcaatttagtTCATATTCTTAGCTCCTAAATTAATTATCTAAGATTTTATCTATGTTGATATTGTACTCAGTAACTCAGTTATTTATAGTTAACAGTGTTACATTTCAAGACGATTTTCTTTGTGGAATGTATTAATATTCCAATTACTTTGTTTCTTGGTCCTAATAATGAACCTCGATGGGTCATATCATATCATGTGCTCTTCTTAAAGAATAAACCTTAGTATTAGCTGTAAGTTGATATTTTGTTTCGACTTCGTTCGAATTGTGGTACGAATAATATGTAGAAACATGGTCCATACTTTATTTGTTTCCTCAAATATCACCTAACATGAATGAAGTCCATTGCCAATGACCTTTGGATGCTGGGTGAGGCTGAATTTGGGGTTCAAAATTTTGCATCCCCTCAGATGCGAGAGTATGTTCAGTCTTACGAATGGGATAATTTGACGTAGCGTTTATGTTAATCTTTCAACAATCAAGAGGTGGTTGTCTAATATGATATGTACAGGAATGGTATTCAATTAAcgttgaaatttttggtttcAGATTGACCCTGCAAAGTACAAAAGCATCTCATCTGGTTTTGGAGTGTTGTATAAGGATCAGGGTTTCAAAGGCTTCTTCAGGGGTTGGGTACCAACCTTGCTTGGTTACAGTGCTCAGGGTGCCTGCAAGTATGGATTCTATGAGTTCTTTAAGAAGTACTACTCTGACCTTGCTGGACCTGAGAATGCAGCCAAGTACAAGACGTTGATCTATCTTGCTGGTTCTGCATCTGCTGAGATCATTGCTGATGTTGCACTTTGCCCTTTTGAGGCAGTGAAGGTCCGGGTTCAAACACAGCCTGGTTTTGCTAAAGGTCTATCAGATGGGCTTCCTAAATTTGTTAAATCTGAAGGCTATAGAGGGTATGCAAATCAATGTGATTCTTTAAATATATACGACCTTTTATGCTATTGAAGTATTTCTAACTGATTTGTCCAATCATTGCAGGCTATACAAGGGACTGGTTCCTCTCTGGGGACGTCAGATTCCATGTAAGTTGGGGTGGGGAGAGAATTCGAGTGTTAATACTCTgttactaacaaaaaaaatgcaatccAGTGGTTTTGGAGCACCAAAAAAcaatatacaaataaataaaagtaacatAATTTCAAATGCCAGAACATACCTCCCAAAATTGCACAACAAGATTAATGTTTTGAGATGAATCTCTATTAAACCatatttgttttcatttttataagtaataaatttcCTGTAAAGAAAATTGCATTCTGGTGAATACTATGTTCATTTTCTGTTTTTCAAGAGGCTGTCAAGAATGCAATCCACATTAATAGTACTGAACATGTGATTATATTGTGAGTACCTGTTTTTTACCTCCACAAACTAAGAGCCCGTTTGGTAcgtgtttaaaaactgaaaattgttgtttgaaaatacaaaccaaacaccccctaagtTACATTGGTTCTCATTCTTCAATTGTGAACATCTATTGTAGAAGCAAAATGAAGTCTATGCTCCCTTCATCCCATGAAATAGTCCACAtttccatggttttaaaaattggaatGGTCAAAGAACTAAAAATGGGTCCGGTTCTCTGTTTTTCCAGTTGAATAGCCAGGTTTATTGGACCGGTTCCATGTTCAGTTCCTAGTTCAACCGGCCAGTCTGGtccgatttttaaaacaatgcacattttccttttctaatgTTCGGATGATGTTCTTTGGCTTCATCTCTTGcgatttttaatgaaattgtttacctataaaagaaaaatctctctCTAAATTTGTTCAATGGTGCTATATCTATTAATTGACTTCAAAAACTTTCTCCAGGGTTTGATAAAAGAATATGGCAAGTGCTCAGTTCCCTTTAAGTTATTATTTATGCCTTCTTATCTTCATAAATTTTCACTCAGTTTTGAAAGATCATGTTCATTCTTGCAGACACAATGATGAAGTTTACATCTTTTGAGACAATTGTGGAGAAAATCTATACGCATGTCATCCCCATACCGAAGGACCAGTGTAGCAATACTCTGCAGCTTGGTGTGAGTTTTGCTGGTGGATATGTGGCTGGTGTATTCTGTGCCCTTGTGTCTCATCCTGCTGACAATCTTGTTTCTTTCCTCAACAATGCCAAGGGGGCAACTGTTAGTGATGTGAGTGGTTCTCCTTAGCATGGTTCGCATTTGCCTTTCTACTTCTTTACAATATCTTTGACCCTACTTGTTTTGGTTTGTTCAGGCCGTGAATAAGCTAGGTGTTATGGGTCTCTTTACCCGTGGGCTTCCTCTCCGTATTTTCATGATTGGAACTCTTACAGCAGCTCAGTGGGGAATCTatgattccttcaaagttttTGTGGGATTGTAAGTCCTTCTTATAGGTGTTTTGAGTAAATATGATTTTTCATGTTATTGAGTTTAATTGCTAATGGGATTTGGTTTTATCTTCAGTCCAACAACTGGTGGTGTTGCTCCTGCTGCTTCCCCTGCTGCTACTGAGCTTGCAGAGGCATAGAATTTCAGATGATCAGCAcaactttttgtcattttgttgaACGTAGGAAAGATTATTATtgggtttaaattttaaattctttaaataAACAATAGGATTGTTGAAGTTGTTTGGTGGATGGCTCTGAATCCAGACCTATCTCACTAGTCTTCACCAAACCTTGCCAAGCTCCAGCTCGCATTGTCATGGTCCATACTCCATACGAAACAACTAAACGGTCGAGAGATGCAGGGACAGAACCAGGATTCAAACTTAGGGGGTCA
This genomic stretch from Castanea sativa cultivar Marrone di Chiusa Pesio chromosome 1, ASM4071231v1 harbors:
- the LOC142621881 gene encoding mitochondrial phosphate carrier protein 3, mitochondrial-like; the encoded protein is MAFSDKSSRQSLIPSFLYSSSSTVSTSHKSFGLDRAMLGAAAPPAAAAASSNNGVSSPTRNFVVPAPSEPGKIELYSPAFYAACFFGGGISTGPTHMAVTPLDLVKCNMQIDPAKYKSISSGFGVLYKDQGFKGFFRGWVPTLLGYSAQGACKYGFYEFFKKYYSDLAGPENAAKYKTLIYLAGSASAEIIADVALCPFEAVKVRVQTQPGFAKGLSDGLPKFVKSEGYRGLYKGLVPLWGRQIPYTMMKFTSFETIVEKIYTHVIPIPKDQCSNTLQLGVSFAGGYVAGVFCALVSHPADNLVSFLNNAKGATVSDAVNKLGVMGLFTRGLPLRIFMIGTLTAAQWGIYDSFKVFVGFPTTGGVAPAASPAATELAEA